The following proteins come from a genomic window of Lolium rigidum isolate FL_2022 chromosome 5, APGP_CSIRO_Lrig_0.1, whole genome shotgun sequence:
- the LOC124653032 gene encoding probable protein S-acyltransferase 4 — MMMVPSMPPEVEPSSASPSRPKRLYQDWKGNNVFLCGGRLILGPDAASLLLSTFLVAGPAIVFCYQMQSKFFRSNGQPHMHRAALLIVIITTLVDLFFLFMTSARDPGIVPRNTRAPPPEADERNLPTTPSMEWSMGGTPRMRFRRTKDVIVNGFTVKLKFCETCLRYRPPRSSHCSICNNCVQKFDHHCPWVGQCIGLRNYRFFFMFIATSTFLCMSVLIFSWLNVYGEREDNGGSIWRALRKEVYSFVLIIYTSIVVWFVGGLTVLHLYLISTNQTTYENFRYNYDKQDNPYRRSIAENFAEVFFTKIPPPMNDFRSQVGEGALEAGFYTPYIGLDVTSAREKIDIETREKEVLVGGIQIPTVLQNIDYGSFEDGSHDKSKNDGNRTVSSSPAWAQKGSEGAGTSVAAMEACKEETSEDDAKEISSANTSPARTSTQGNAISDDETVQHDTKENNSQIEVESSQPVKDMS; from the exons atgatgatGGTGCCGTCGATGCCGCCGGAGGTTGagccgtcgtcggcgtcgccgtccCGGCCCAAGCGGCTCTACCAGGACTGGAAGGGGAACAAC GTATTCCTGTGTGGCGGAAGGCTTATACTCGGGCCGGACGCGGCCTCCCTGTTGCTGTCTACGTTCCTCGTCGCTGGCCCAGCCATCGTCTTCTGCTACCAGATGCAGTCCAAGTTCTTTCGCTCCAACGGGCAACCACACATGCACCGGGCTGCGCTTCTGATTGTTATCATCACAACATTAGTG GACCTGTTCTTCCTGTTCATGACATCGGCCAGAGACCCGGGAATAGTGCCACGAAACACAAGAGCTCCGCCGCCTGAAGCCGACGAACGAAACCTCCCTACCACGCCATCGATGGAGTGGAGTATGGGGGGCACCCCACGGATGAGGTTCCGCCGGACGAAGGATGTCATCGTGAATGGCTTCACAGTGAAGCTCAAGTTCTGCGAGACCTGCCTCAGGTACCGCCCACCACGATCCTCACACTGCTCCATCTGCAACAACTGCGTCCAGAAGTTTGATCACCACTGCCCATGGGTTGGCCAGTGCATTGGACTT AGGAACTACCGCTTTTTCTTCATGTTCATAGCCACATCAACGTTCCTGTGCATGTCCGTCTTAATCTTTTCATGGCTGAATGTCTATGGCGAAAGGGAAGACAACGGTGGCTCTATCTGGAGGGCCTTGCGCAAGGAAGTGTACTCTTTTGTGCTGATCATCTATACTTCCATTGTTGTATGGTTCGTTGGTGGCCTAACAGTATTGCACCTATATCTGATCAGTACTAATCAG ACAACATACGAAAACTTCAGATACAATTATGACAAACAGGACAATCCTTACCGGAGGAGCATCGCAGAAAACTTTGCTGAAGTGTTCTTCACCAAGATCCCTCCTCCAATGAACGACTTCCGTTCACAGGTAGGTGAGGGCGCTTTGGAAGCTGGGTTCTACACTCCATACATTGGGTTGGATGTGACTAGCGCAAGGGAGAAGATTGATATAGAGACGCGAGAGAAGGAAGTACTCGTAGGGGGGATTCAGATTCCAACAGTACTGCAGAATATAGACTACGGCTCCTTTGAAGATGGTTCACATGACAAGAGCAAGAACGATGGCAACAGAACAGTGTCTTCTTCTCCAGCTTGGGCACAAAAAGGAAGTGAAGGTGCTGGAACATCAGTAGCAGCTATGGAAGCATGTAAGGAAGAAACAAGCGAGGACGATGCTAAGGAAATTAGTAGTGCAAATACAAGCCCCGCACGAACATCCACACAAGGTAATGCAATATCTGACGATGAAACAGTTCAGCACGATACTAAGGAGAATAACTCTCAGATAGAAGTTGAATCTTCCCAGCCCGTGAAGGACATGAGCTGA